One genomic segment of Primulina tabacum isolate GXHZ01 chromosome 9, ASM2559414v2, whole genome shotgun sequence includes these proteins:
- the LOC142556942 gene encoding uncharacterized protein LOC142556942 — protein sequence MHNMVHDIYNSINIEDEPQSPNETAKNLYEMLTASEIEIWEGNPNGHSQLSVVARLLNMKAKHHISERCYDDLCQLISELLPTENCMPNSFYDTKKLIKGLGLPVEKIDCCSNNCMIYWRDDFDLQECRFCGHPRYKPSLRRTVKKKKVPWNRMYYFPLTSRLQRLYASVEIVKHMRWHNEHVQDGDAMCHPSDSPAWKHFDTTHPDFALEVRNVRLGLSADGFQPFGQSGQQYSSWPVILTPYNLPPWMCMKDEYMFLTVIAPGPSNPKNKLDVFLQPLIAELKELWSVGVKTYDVHAKTNFTMRASLLWTISDFPAYAMLSGCTAGKLACP from the coding sequence ATGCATAATATGGTTCACGATATTTATAACTCCATTAACATAGAAGATGAGCCACAAAGTCCAAATGAGACTGCCAAAAACCTATATGAGATGCTTACGGCATCCGAGATCGAGATTTGGGAAGGTAATCCGAATGGTCATTCACAGCTGTCAGTCGTTGCTAGATTGTTGAACATGAAGGCTAAACATCACATTTCAGAAAGATGTTACGATGATCTGTGTCAGCTTATTTCCGAATTGCTACCCACAGAAAATTGCATGCCCAATAGTTTTTATgacacaaaaaaattaataaaaggaTTAGGTTTGCCGGTTGAAAAGATTGACTGTTGTAGCAACAACTGTATGATTTACTGGAGAGATGACTTTGATTTACAAGAATGTAGGTTTTGCGGGCATCCACGTTACAAACCTAGTTTACGTCGAACGGTTAAGAAAAAAAAAGTTCCATGGAATAGAATGTATTATTTTCCTCTAACCTCACGTTTGCAAAGGTTGTATGCATCTGTAGAAATAGTGAAGCACATGCGTTGGCATAATGAGCATGTACAAGATGGAGATGCAATGTGTCACCCCTCTGATTCACCTGCATGGAAGCATTTTGACACAACTCATCCAGATTTTGCACTCGAGGTTCGAAATGTCAGACTGGGACTTTCAGCTGATGGTTTTCAACCATTCGGTCAGTCAGGACAACAATATTCATCATGGCCAGTTATACTAACACCTTACAATTTGCCTCCATGGATGTGCATGAAAGATGAATATATGTTCTTGACAGTTATAGCTCCCGGACCTAGTAATCCTAAGAACAAGTTAGATGTGTTCTTGCAACCTCTTATCGctgaattgaaagaactttgGTCAGTTGGGGTAAAGACATATGATGTTCACGCGAAAACAAATTTTACTATGCGTGCCTCTTTGCTATGGACAATTAGTGATTTTCCTGCATATGCAATGTTATCTGGATGTACCGCCGGTAAACTAGCATGTCCTTAG